Proteins found in one Apostichopus japonicus isolate 1M-3 chromosome 16, ASM3797524v1, whole genome shotgun sequence genomic segment:
- the LOC139983214 gene encoding uncharacterized protein: MMRHSPEIIVIDPREPIEITCLAIGSRPPASLTWVVNDEDVSLDSPNVLDVMYIPNKERPNVTDSTSTLHLLPSGDEVNVSCQFRGMEFISSNVTILVPCGIFDQHFQADVLLSEGNWFNNTTEDWMLWISVSSSVCFFVLMATFVCGLFCGRKLKKNPQISNMDGCVTNDEQEWPDEMFDSDGSELQTENCESYFIEENAEDEYQEIGADNIYEKNMHSVSHDRILHHSK; this comes from the exons ATGATGAGACACTCACCGGAAATCATTGTCATTGATCCGAGAGAGCCAATCGAGATAACATGTCTTGCGATTGGATCGAGACCCCCGGCTAGCCTAACGTGGGTCGTTAATGACGAAGATGTAAGCCTAGACAGTCCCAATGTACTTGATGTTATGTACATACCAAACAAAGAGAGGCCAAACGTTACCGACTCAACATCCACATTACATCTCCTTCCTTCTGGAGATGAGGTCAATGTTTCGTGTCAATTTAGAGGAATGGAGTTTATCAGCTCCAACGTGACCATCCTTGTCCCTTGTGGGATATTTGATCAACATTTCCAAG CTGATGTCCTTCTTTCCGAAGGTAACTGGTTTAATAACACGACAGAAGACTGGATGTTGTGGATATCGGTTTCGTCCAGCGTCTGTTTCTTCGTGTTAATGGCCACTTTTGTATGTGGATTATTTTGCGGGAG GAAACTAAAGAAAAATCCACAAATCTCCAACATGGACGGTTGTGTGACAAATGACGAACAAGAATGGCCAGATGAGATGTTCGATAGTGATGGAAGTGAACTACAAACAGAAAACTGCGAAAGCTATTTTATTGAAGAAAATGCTGAGGATGAGTACCAGGAGATAGGTGCAGATAATATATATGAGAAGAATATGCACTCAGTAAGCCATGACCGTATACTTCATCACTCTAAGTAG